Proteins encoded in a region of the Triticum dicoccoides isolate Atlit2015 ecotype Zavitan chromosome 3A, WEW_v2.0, whole genome shotgun sequence genome:
- the LOC119270600 gene encoding chlorophyllide a oxygenase, chloroplastic → MTTVASLSLVPHLLIKPSFRCLSRKGVGRYGGIKVYAVLRDDSADYLKDNHHWEALFHVDDPGPRVPIEKGQYLEAKQALDVVRFDIQYCDWRARQDLLTIMVLHNKVVEVLNPLARDFKSVGNLRKDLDGLQEELAKAHNQLYLSESRVSSALDKLAQMETVVNERLLSDGSAFANTADCASLDPSTSLDTTTSTSSTVRVGAKKPKRRSLNISGPVKPYSANLKNFWYPVAFSSDLKDDTMVPIDCFEEQWVIFRGKDKRPGCVQNTCAHRACPLDLGSVNEGRITCPYHGWEYSTDGKCEKMPSTKMLNVRIRALPCFEQEGMVWIWPGDDTPTPTIPSLLPPSGFTIHAEIVMELPVEHGLLLDNLLDLAHAPFTHTSTFAKGWSVPSFVKFLTPTSGLQGYWDPYPIDMEFRPPCMVLSTIGISKPGKLEGKSTQQCATHLHQLHVCLPSSTNKTRLLYRMSLDFAPWMKHMPFMHLLWSHFAEKVLNEDLRLVLGQQDRMNNGANVWNWPVSYDKLGIRYRLWRDAVERGVDRLPFSNEIESGS, encoded by the exons ATGACCACAGTGGCCTCGCTCTCCCTGGTGCCGCACCTGCTCATCAAGCCCTCCTTCCGCTGCCTCTCCCGAAAG GGAGTTGGCAGATATGGCGGAATCAAGGTGTACGCGGTGCTCAGGGATGATAGTGCCGACTACCTGAAGGATAACCACCACTGGGAGGCCCTGTTCCATGTCGATGACCCCGGCCCAAGGGTTCCGATCGAGAAGGGCCAGTACCTGGAGGCCAAGCAGGCGCTCGACGTCGTCCGCTTCGACATCCAGTACTGTGACTGGAGGGCCCGGCAGGACCTGCTCACCATCATGGTGCTTCACAACAAG GTGGTGGAGGTTCTTAACCCTTTAGCGAGGGACTTCAAGTCGGTTGGGAACCTGAGGAAAGACCTTGACGGTCTACAGGAGGAACTGGCAAAGGCTCACAACCAG CTTTATTTATCGGAATCCAGAGTGTCGTCGGCCCTCGATAAGCTAGCACAAATGGAGACGGTGGTCAATGAGAGGCTGTTGTCGGATGGGAGCGCTTTCGCAAACACGGCCGATTGCGCTTCTCTTGATCCGAGTACTTCTCTTGATACAACTACGAGCACTTCCTCCACGGTCCGAGTCGGAGCTAAAAAACCGAAGCGTCGCAGTCTCAACATTTCTGGCCCTGTCAAGCCTTACAGTGCCAATCTGAAGAACTTCTGGTACCCGGTGGCTTTTTCCAGTGACCTGAAGGATGACACAATG GTGCCCATAGATTGTTTCGAGGAACAGTGGGTAATATTCCGCGGAAAAGATAAAAGGCCTGGATGTGTGCAGAATACATGTGCTCACAGAGCCTGCCCTCTTGATCTTGGTTCAGTGAATGAGGGTAGAATCACTTGCCCTTACCATG GGTGGGAGTATTCGACTGACGGAAAATGCGAGAAAATGCCATCAACAAAGATGCTCAACGTGCGCATCCGGGCATTGCCGTGCTTCGAGCAAGAAGGAATGGTCTGGATCTGGCCCGGCGATGACACCCCTACACCCACCATCCCTTCCCTGCTGCCCCCTTCAGGGTTTACAATCCATGCAGAG ATAGTGATGGAGCTACCGGTGGAACATGGACTTCTCTTGGACAATCTACTAGACCTCGCTCATGCCCCTTTTACTCATACATCCACCTTTGCCAAGGGCTGGAGTGTTCCAAG CTTTGTGAAGTTCTTGACACCTACATCTGGGCTCCAAGGGTACTGGGATCCTTATCCCATCGATATGGAGTTCCGACCGCCCTGCATGGTCTTGTCAACCATTGGCATCTCCAAGCCTGGAAAGCTAGAAGGGAAGAGCACCCAACAATGTGCAACGCATCTCCACCAGCTCCATGTATGCTTGCCCTCATCGACGAATAAAACCAGGCTGTTGTACCGGATGTCTCTCGACTTCGCACCCTGGATGAAGCACATGCCTTTCATGCACCTGTTGTGGTCACATTTCGCTGAGAAG GTCTTGAATGAGGATCTGCGGCTTGTGCTCGGCCAACAAGACCGAATGAACAATGGAGCTAACGTTTGGAACTGGCCAGTGTCGTATGACAAGCTCGGCATCCGGTATCGGCTATGGAGGGATGCAGTCGAGAGGGGTGTCGATCGGTTACCGTTCAGCAACGAAATTGAGAGTGGATCATAG
- the LOC119270601 gene encoding DIMBOA UDP-glucosyltransferase BX9-like: MASEAGKAPAIPGRRVLMFPLPFQGHLSPMLQLAAVLHARGLRVTIFHAAFNAPDSVAGYRFVPVGAGVPAADLVPTGSDADFVGALLRFNERLQGAFQNSLREVLEEEEGARPACLVLDSNLRGMQVVADRLGVPTLVLRTGGAACLVAYMAFPALCDKGLLPLQDHAQLNMPLDDLQPLQLGDMVFSTTTPHETMSNCLERIMESARYSSGVIINTFSELEGADLQKIIHGLGVPVYAVGPLHKISPSAQSSLLDADKTCLNWLDKQEAKSVLFLSIGSLASMTQEELVETAWGLANSCMPFLWVISPNLVQCSGKVGLPEGFEEVTRGRGMVVSWAPQQEVLGHQAVGGFWTHNGWNSTLESICEGVPMICRPHFADQMINARYVQEVWKVGFELEGKLERGKIERSVRKLFCHEEGGEMRWRAKDLEDKATECMKKGGSSETRINLLVNFMMSLPCSI; the protein is encoded by the exons ATGGCCAGCGAGGCGGGGAAGGCTCCGGCGATCCCCGGCCGGCGCGTGCTCATGTTCCCGCTGCCGTTCCAGGGCCACCTGAGCCCGATGCTGCAGCTGGCGGCCGTGCTGCACGCCCGGGGCCTCCGCGTCACCATCTTCCACGCCGCCTTCAACGCGCCGGACTCCGTGGCGGGGTACCGCTTCGTGCCCGTCGGAGCCGGCGTGCCGGCCGCCGACCTCGTCCCTACGGGCAGCGATGCTGACTTCGTCGGGGCGCTGCTGCGCTTCAACGAGCGCCTGCAAGGAGCTTTCCAGAACAGCCTCCGCGAagtgctggaggaggaggagggagcgcGGCCGGCGTGCCTGGTGCTGGACTCCAACCTCCGAGGCATGCAGGTGGTCGCCGACCGGCTCGGCGTGCCGACGCTGGTGCTTCGCACGGGCGGCGCCGCTTGCCTCGTCGCCTACATGGCCTTCCCGGCGCTGTGCGACAAGGGCCTCCTCCCGCTACAAG ATCATGCGCAATTGAACATGCCACTGGATGATCTCCAACCACTCCAGCTAGGAGACATGGTCTTCTCAACCACAACTCCGCATGAAACAATGTCCAATTGCCTTGAACGCATTATGGAATCTGCGAGGTATTCTTCTGGTGTCATCATTAACACCTTTAGTGAGCTTGAAGGCGCCGACCTCCAAAAGATCATCCATGGTCTAGGTGTCCCAGTGTACGCAGTTGGTCCGCTTCACAAAATATCTCCAAGTGCCCAGAGCAGCCTGTTGGATGCAGACAAAACTTGTTTGAATTGGCTGGATAAGCAGGAGGCGAAGTCCGTTCTATTTCTGAGCATTGGGAGCTTGGCATCCATGACCCAGGAAGAGCTAGTGGAGACCGCATGGGGCTTGGCCAATAGTTGCATGCCATTTCTTTGGGTGATTAGCCCAAACTTGGTTCAATGTTCAGGGAAGGTAGGCCTACCTGAAGGCTTTGAGGAGGTGACACGTGGTAGGGGAATGGTGGTGAGTTGGGCCCCTCAACAAGAAGTTCTTGGGCACCAAGCGGTTGGTGGCTTTTGGACCCATAACGGCTGGAACTCGACGTTGGAAAGCATATGTGAGGGTGTTCCGATGATATGTAGACCCCATTTTGCCGATCAGATGATAAATGCCAGGTATGTCCAGGAGGTCTGGAAGGTAGGATTTGAGTTAGAGGGAAAGTTGGAGAGGGGGAAGATTGAGAGGAGTGTTAGAAAGTTGTTTTGCCACGAAGAAGGTGGAGAGATGAGGTGGAGGGCGAAAGATCTCGAGGACAAAGCAACCGAGTGTATGAAGAAAGGAGGCTCTTCAGAAACTAGAATCAATTTGTTGGTGAATTTTATGATGTCATTACCTTGTTCCATTTAG